A portion of the Malania oleifera isolate guangnan ecotype guangnan chromosome 3, ASM2987363v1, whole genome shotgun sequence genome contains these proteins:
- the LOC131151963 gene encoding two-component response regulator ARR12-like: MGVGGRVDEPNDQFPVGMRVLAVDDDTTCLMLLDALLRRCQYHVTTTSQAIMALKLLRENKNKFDLVISDVHMPDMDGFKLLELVGLEMDLPVIMLSANGDTKLVMKGITHGACDYLLKPVRIEELKNIWQHVVRRRKFDSRDQNNSEVHNKPYNATGEAVPGSTCTENSDSKFNKRRKDLNEDENEERDENEHDNEDPSMQKKPRVVWSVELHRKFVAAVNQLGIDKAVPKKILDLMNVEKLTRENVASHLQKYRLYLKRISCVASQQANMVAALGSADSPYFRMGSINGFGNFNTLGGSTQFQRTLGSFPPSGMLGRLNTPTGSISGQYSGGMVQLGHTQNASNPINDWHKFQPVLLSGNQNGSALQGIPRSLELDRLQHGKGVPCIGDLFDVIDDSMVLPISSGFSSTKMTIGSSRNSPVGASNKSIAAEEHPPRTQSGELLGNQSSVSIASLNSEFSSHLADNDRCHDNWQSAAVQSCGFQSNTFSMDDCFKQANLHPSSLRENVSSMIPIETYPSDFLCITSGPPRFQDSRTNLQCQEAQVSTNAGENLKYTLNQEWGSQKQDDSHNSNLIFNSIPSSSRAPGVADPLGQHLNTKNAIFHRNMDSNLVTQTNSVDLLTMQHEVENSATEATLKSKQGFSMAQRKQQNSYPSNNFGSLEDLVGVMMKQGQDKENLMEGDFGCDAYSIRTCI, translated from the exons ATGGGTGTGGGGGGTAGAGTTGATGAACCCAATGACCAGTTCCCTGTGGGTATGCGAGTTCTCGCCGTTGACGATGATACCACTTGCCTCATGCTCTTGGATGCTCTGCTTCGTCGATGCCAATACCATG TTACAACGACAAGTCAGGCAATCATGGCTCTGAAGTTGTTGAGGGAAAATAAAAACAAGTTTGACTTGGTTATCAGTGACGTCCATATGCCAGATATGGATGGTTTTAAGCTGCTTGAGCTCGTGGGGCTTGAGATGGACCTACCTGTCATAA TGTTGTCAGCAAATGGCGATACCAAGCTTGTGATGAAGGGGATTACTCATGGGGCTTGTGATTATTTGCTGAAGCCTGTTCGAATTGAAGAGCTAAAGAACATTTGGCAACATGTAGTCAGGAGAAGGAAGTTTGATTCAAGGGACCAGAATAATTCTGAAGTTCACAACAAACCTTATAATGCAACTGGTGAAGCAGTACCAGGTTCCACATGCACGGAAAATTCTGACAGTAAGTTCAATAAAAGGCGCAAAGACCTGAATGAAGATGAGAATGAGGAACGCGATGAAAATGAACACGATAATGAGGATCCATCAATGCAGAAGAAGCCTCGGGTTGTTTGGTCTGTGGAGCTGCATCGTAAATTTGTTGCGGCTGTTAATCAACTGGGCATTGACA AGGCTGTTCCTAAAAAGATTCTAGATTTAATGAATGTTGAGAAGCTTACTAGAGAAAATGTGGCAAGCCATCTCCAG AAATACAGGCTTTACCTGAAAAGGATCAGCTGTGTGGCAAGCCAGCAAGCTAATATGGTTGCAGCTTTGGGCAGTGCGGACTCTCCCTATTTTCGCATGGGCTCTATAAATGGATTTGGAAATTTCAATACCTTGGGTGGATCGACACAGTTTCAGAGAACCCTTGGATCTTTCCCACCTAGTGGGATGCTAGGTAGATTAAACACCCCTACTGGTAGCATATCTGGCCAGTATTCTGGAGGAATGGTTCAATTGGGTCATACACAAAATGCAAGTAACCCCATTAATGATTGGCACAAGTTCCAGCCAGTTCTGTTGTCTGGAAACCAAAATGGAAGTGCGCTTCAAGGGATACCAAGGTCCCTGGAGCTTGACCGATTACAGCACGGTAAGGGTGTTCCTTGCATTGGAGATCTCTTCGATGTAATTGATGATTCCATGGTTTTGCCCATTTCCAGTGGCTTTTCAAGCACAAAAATGACCATTGGTAGCTCAAGAAACTCTCCTGTTGGTGCCTCAAACAAGTCAATAGCAGCAGAAGAACATCCTCCACGGACCCAAAGTGGGGAACTTTTGGGAAACCAATCTTCTGTTTCAATAGCCTCCTTAAATTCAGAATTTTCATCTCATTTGGCAGATAATGATAGATGTCATGACAACTGGCAGAGTGCTGCTGTTCAGTCATGTGGCTTCCaatcaaatactttttcaatGGATGACTGTTTTAAACAGGCTAATCTGCATCCAAGTAGCTTGAGAGAAAATGTTTCTTCCATGATTCCTATTGAGACTTATCCTTCTGATTTTCTTTGTATCACCTCTGGGCCTCCTCGATTCCAAGATTCGAGAACAAATTTACAATGCCAGGAAGCCCAGGTCAGCACCAATGCTGGGGAAAATCTGAAATATACTCTAAATCAAGAGTGGGGTAGCCAAAAACAGGATGACTCCCATAATTCGAATCTTATATTTAACTCGATACCGTCATCAAGCCGTGCTCCTGGTGTTGCGGATCCGTTGGGCCAGCATTTGAACACCAAAAATGCAATATTCCATAGAAATATGGATTCTAATTTAGTTACACAAACAAATTCTGTTGATCTATTGACCATGCAACACGAGGTTGAGAATTCAGCTACAGAGGCAACATTGAAGTCGAAGCAAGGGTTCTCAATGGCGCAAAGGAAGCAGCAAAATAGTTACCCTTCTAATAATTTTGGATCTTTGGAAGATCTAGTGGGTGTGATGATGAAACAA